A portion of the Pseudoxanthomonas sp. JBR18 genome contains these proteins:
- a CDS encoding VOC family protein: protein MLRAASSDHVWAKILPGDFKQLGYLALNCYAADFDALVEQVIAGGARRADAHPQATHQDGAWFQDPEGNLLQLRVGPKTTTDARDPERPPPRANADRGVIDRTARQRVEPTRLSHILLFARDVEAQVRFYESTFGLGLSDKSEGIIAFMHGRHGSDHHLLAFAKSHGRGWHHASWDVPGFEDVGLGWMQMQEAGYDRVWGPGRHVLGSNYFCYVQDPWGSFCEYSAHIDYVPAGHVWPGGNYPPEDSLYLWGPVPLPNFITNTEIHPDQSRAGDDALPAIAEVSPVSNEKGL, encoded by the coding sequence ATGCTGCGTGCGGCCTCCAGTGACCATGTCTGGGCGAAGATCCTGCCGGGCGATTTCAAGCAGCTCGGTTATCTGGCGCTCAATTGCTACGCGGCGGATTTCGATGCCCTGGTGGAGCAGGTCATCGCCGGTGGCGCACGGCGCGCGGATGCCCATCCGCAAGCGACCCACCAGGACGGCGCCTGGTTCCAGGATCCCGAAGGGAATCTGCTCCAACTCCGCGTTGGGCCCAAGACCACGACTGATGCGCGCGATCCGGAGCGCCCGCCGCCGCGTGCCAATGCAGACCGCGGCGTCATCGACCGCACCGCAAGGCAGCGCGTCGAGCCGACGCGGCTGTCACATATCCTGCTGTTCGCCAGGGATGTCGAAGCCCAGGTCCGCTTCTACGAAAGCACGTTCGGCCTTGGTCTTTCCGACAAGTCCGAGGGCATCATCGCTTTCATGCATGGGCGCCACGGCAGCGACCATCACCTGCTGGCTTTCGCCAAGTCCCACGGACGCGGCTGGCATCATGCTTCCTGGGACGTGCCCGGCTTCGAGGATGTCGGTCTGGGCTGGATGCAGATGCAGGAGGCGGGATACGACCGCGTGTGGGGCCCCGGCCGCCACGTCCTTGGCTCCAACTACTTCTGCTATGTACAGGACCCCTGGGGTTCTTTCTGCGAGTACTCGGCACACATCGACTATGTGCCCGCGGGCCATGTCTGGCCGGGCGGGAACTATCCCCCGGAAGACTCCCTATATCTGTGGGGGCCGGTGCCGCTGCCCAACTTCATCACCAATACCGAGATCCACCCCGATCAATCGCGCGCTGGCGATGACGCCCTGCCTGCGATTGCAGAGGTTTCCCCGGTTTCGAACGAGAAAGGTCTTTGA
- a CDS encoding CoA transferase subunit A: protein MSEKRPAAGSTGKLRPDAATALADITADGQTLAVGGFGLCGIPEALIAALRDTGVKGLTVISNNAGVDGFGLGQLLATRQIRKMISSYVGENKEFERQFLAGELELEFNPQGTLAERLRAGGAGIPAFFTATGYGTVIAEGKETREFNGKHYVLETALKADLALVKAAKADTAGNLVFDKTARNFNPACAMAGKVCVAEVEETVEVGELDPDHVHLPGIYVDRIVLNAHPEKRIEQRTVREGR, encoded by the coding sequence ATGAGTGAAAAGCGTCCCGCTGCCGGATCCACCGGCAAGCTCCGTCCCGATGCCGCGACCGCCCTGGCCGACATCACCGCCGATGGCCAGACCCTGGCGGTCGGTGGATTCGGCCTGTGCGGCATCCCCGAGGCGTTGATCGCCGCCTTGCGCGACACCGGGGTCAAGGGCCTGACGGTCATTTCCAACAACGCCGGCGTCGACGGCTTCGGCCTGGGCCAGCTGCTGGCCACCCGCCAGATCCGCAAGATGATTTCATCCTACGTGGGCGAGAACAAGGAGTTCGAGCGCCAGTTCCTGGCCGGCGAGCTGGAGCTGGAATTCAATCCCCAGGGCACGCTGGCCGAGCGCCTGCGCGCCGGTGGCGCGGGCATCCCGGCCTTCTTCACCGCCACCGGCTACGGCACGGTGATTGCCGAAGGCAAGGAAACCCGTGAGTTCAACGGCAAGCACTACGTGCTGGAGACCGCGCTCAAGGCGGACCTGGCCCTGGTCAAGGCGGCCAAGGCCGACACCGCCGGCAACCTGGTGTTCGACAAGACCGCGCGCAACTTCAATCCCGCCTGCGCGATGGCCGGCAAGGTCTGCGTGGCCGAAGTGGAAGAGACCGTCGAGGTCGGTGAGCTCGATCCGGATCACGTGCATCTGCCGGGCATCTACGTGGACCGCATCGTGTTGAACGCGCATCCGGAAAAGCGCATCGAACAGCGCACCGTGCGCGAGGGTCGGTAG
- a CDS encoding bifunctional 3-(3-hydroxy-phenyl)propionate/3-hydroxycinnamic acid hydroxylase produces MYDVVIVGYGPVSQALAIMLGRQGRSVAIVERWQERYPLPRAVCIDHEMFRMLSDIGLRDKLPAVSHPAPPYRWFNAQWKELLSIDWSAESISGGTEVNFIHQPTLEAMFDVAVSEQQTVDVNLGWEATEVGQDDDSAYLVARDMQTGESRTWRGRYLVGADGANSLTRRSIGSAQEDRGFQADWLVIDILPNPGVTLDIPPAAQYCNPERPTTIVPAGVRDGQYFRRWEFMRLPHESVQDIENEATAWALLKPWVTPDQAQMVRHKVYTFRSLIASKWRERRLLIAGDAAHVMPPFMGQGMCAGLRDGWNLAWKLDLILDGKSDDRLLDTYQEERRPHASDIIDLSMYLGKVICIPDKEEAARRDAAFFDRSAPPPPPFPSLTDGVLRKDADGALEPLAGKLSPHGMVRRLGHVGRFDDLVGLGWVLLTSVRDPLRALSPEQHEVAASLGLRTVWIDAEGSDQAAGAIVDVDGKYADFLKTHALAAILIRPDFYIYGTASEPAGIGALIEDLTNDLRRRGVMVRQAGSAHPLHMAG; encoded by the coding sequence ATGTACGACGTCGTCATCGTGGGCTACGGGCCGGTCAGCCAGGCGCTGGCCATCATGCTGGGGCGGCAGGGCAGGAGCGTGGCGATCGTCGAGCGCTGGCAGGAACGTTATCCCTTGCCGCGTGCGGTATGCATCGATCACGAGATGTTCCGCATGCTCAGCGACATCGGGCTGCGCGACAAGCTGCCGGCCGTCAGCCATCCGGCCCCGCCGTACCGTTGGTTCAATGCGCAATGGAAGGAGCTGCTGTCCATCGACTGGTCCGCGGAATCGATCTCGGGCGGGACCGAAGTGAACTTCATCCACCAGCCGACGCTGGAAGCGATGTTCGATGTGGCCGTCTCCGAGCAGCAGACCGTGGACGTCAACCTCGGCTGGGAGGCGACCGAGGTGGGGCAGGATGACGACTCGGCCTACCTGGTGGCCCGCGACATGCAGACCGGCGAGTCGCGCACCTGGCGCGGGCGCTACCTGGTGGGTGCCGATGGTGCCAACAGCCTGACCCGCCGCAGCATCGGCAGCGCGCAGGAAGACCGCGGTTTCCAGGCCGATTGGCTTGTCATCGATATCCTCCCCAACCCAGGCGTCACGCTGGACATTCCGCCCGCTGCTCAGTATTGCAACCCGGAAAGGCCGACGACGATCGTGCCGGCCGGGGTCCGCGACGGGCAGTACTTCCGTCGGTGGGAGTTCATGCGCCTTCCGCATGAATCGGTGCAGGACATCGAGAATGAGGCCACGGCGTGGGCGCTGCTCAAGCCGTGGGTCACGCCGGACCAGGCGCAGATGGTCAGGCACAAGGTCTATACCTTCAGGTCCCTGATCGCCAGCAAGTGGCGCGAACGTCGCCTGCTGATCGCCGGCGATGCGGCGCATGTCATGCCGCCCTTCATGGGCCAGGGCATGTGCGCCGGACTGCGCGATGGATGGAACCTGGCGTGGAAGCTCGACCTCATCCTCGACGGAAAGTCCGACGATCGACTGCTGGACACCTATCAGGAAGAACGACGTCCGCATGCGAGCGACATCATCGATCTGTCCATGTACCTGGGCAAGGTGATCTGCATCCCCGACAAGGAGGAAGCGGCGCGACGCGACGCGGCGTTCTTCGACCGCTCCGCTCCGCCGCCGCCGCCGTTCCCTTCCTTGACCGATGGTGTCCTGCGGAAGGACGCAGACGGCGCGCTGGAGCCGTTGGCCGGGAAGCTCTCGCCACATGGCATGGTCCGTAGGTTGGGCCACGTCGGCAGGTTCGACGATCTGGTCGGCCTGGGCTGGGTGTTGCTGACGAGCGTGCGCGATCCATTGCGTGCGCTATCGCCGGAGCAGCACGAGGTTGCCGCTTCGCTGGGTTTGCGCACGGTGTGGATCGACGCCGAGGGATCGGATCAAGCGGCAGGCGCGATCGTCGATGTCGACGGCAAATATGCCGACTTCCTGAAGACCCATGCCCTGGCCGCGATCCTGATCCGGCCTGACTTCTACATCTATGGGACCGCTTCGGAACCGGCAGGCATCGGCGCGCTCATCGAGGATCTGACCAATGACCTGCGCCGGCGTGGCGTGATGGTCAGGCAGGCCGGGAGCGCCCATCCGTTGCACATGGCGGGTTGA
- a CDS encoding GntR family transcriptional regulator codes for MNARIARASSSLTEQAYQDLRADLLACRIAPGERLKISDMAVQRGVSLGAIREALARLSSDGLVINEPQRGFRAAPLSADQLRDLTEVRVHIEGMCLRRAIEIGDVAWESRLVAAFHRLVRTAKREPADPRRMNDLWSAVHEEFHEALVSACDSPTLNQIRRQLYAQSERYRRLSLPLAEFDRDLDGEHRAMLDAALGKRADEAVRLMSEHLEETTAILLSAGSSLASQQAPDPT; via the coding sequence ATGAACGCCCGCATCGCCCGCGCCTCTTCCAGCCTGACCGAACAGGCTTACCAGGACCTGCGCGCCGATCTGCTGGCCTGCCGCATCGCCCCGGGCGAGCGACTGAAGATTTCTGACATGGCGGTGCAGCGAGGCGTCAGCCTGGGCGCCATCAGGGAGGCGCTCGCGCGCCTGAGCTCCGACGGCCTGGTGATCAACGAGCCCCAGCGCGGTTTCCGTGCCGCACCGCTGTCGGCCGACCAACTGCGTGACCTCACCGAAGTGCGCGTTCACATCGAGGGAATGTGCCTGAGGCGCGCGATCGAGATCGGCGATGTGGCCTGGGAGTCTCGGCTTGTCGCGGCCTTTCATCGGCTGGTGCGCACCGCCAAGCGCGAACCGGCCGACCCAAGGCGGATGAACGACCTGTGGAGTGCGGTCCATGAGGAGTTCCATGAGGCGCTGGTGTCGGCCTGCGACAGTCCCACGCTCAACCAGATCCGTCGCCAGTTGTATGCACAGAGCGAGCGCTATCGGCGGCTTTCCCTTCCCCTCGCCGAATTCGATCGTGACCTGGATGGCGAGCATCGCGCCATGCTCGATGCTGCATTGGGCAAGCGCGCAGACGAAGCCGTGCGCCTGATGTCCGAGCACCTTGAAGAAACAACCGCGATCCTCCTGTCCGCCGGCTCGTCGCTCGCTTCGCAGCAGGCACCTGATCCGACGTGA
- a CDS encoding TetR family transcriptional regulator, giving the protein MSKTPSGRRKESALSRERIVAEAVALLDEGGEPGLTFRALADRLATGAGAIYWHIDDKRDLLIAACDAIIASAVDAPASKTMPENRIRTIAGRLFDAMDAHPWIGGALTQAGGTLPAVRILESLGQQVQALGVPQKQQWSTTSALMSYITGVGGENAAHSQLARKQGFDRTSLLTEMSQTWAALDARAFPFTRQVSAQLPAHDDRADFLAGIDLILRGISASAQRHRR; this is encoded by the coding sequence ATGAGCAAGACCCCATCAGGCCGCCGCAAGGAATCCGCGCTCTCGCGCGAGCGCATCGTCGCCGAGGCGGTCGCGCTGCTAGACGAGGGCGGCGAGCCGGGACTGACCTTCCGCGCCCTGGCCGATCGACTGGCCACCGGCGCAGGCGCGATCTACTGGCACATCGACGACAAGCGCGACCTGCTGATCGCCGCGTGCGACGCCATCATCGCCAGCGCCGTCGACGCGCCCGCCTCGAAGACCATGCCCGAAAACAGGATCCGCACCATCGCCGGGCGCCTGTTCGACGCCATGGACGCGCATCCGTGGATTGGGGGTGCCCTGACCCAGGCGGGCGGCACGCTGCCGGCGGTCCGCATCCTGGAATCGCTGGGCCAGCAGGTACAGGCACTCGGCGTGCCGCAGAAGCAGCAGTGGTCCACGACGTCCGCGCTGATGAGCTACATCACCGGCGTGGGCGGGGAGAACGCCGCGCACTCGCAACTGGCACGCAAGCAGGGATTCGACCGCACCAGCCTGCTGACGGAAATGTCGCAGACCTGGGCGGCGCTGGATGCCCGGGCATTCCCGTTCACCCGGCAGGTGTCCGCACAACTGCCCGCGCACGATGACCGGGCAGATTTCCTGGCCGGGATCGACTTGATCCTGCGCGGCATCAGCGCCTCGGCGCAGCGCCATCGCCGATAA
- a CDS encoding fumarylacetoacetate hydrolase family protein, with protein sequence MRFIAYRNAQGVGLAARHEDGSYRGLLKHAPSYPGDLNLLIATGDARVLAEAGRVLLKEGEKVQPDAVSYLPPVSRPPKIICIGLNYADHTNESGFKPQEYPTVFARFASSLIGHGAPIIRPAASDQLDYEGELAAIIGKRGRNISKADALDHVVGYALFNDASIRDYQFKSPQWTVGKNFDDTGAFGPEFVTADELPPGARGLMLRTKLNGQVMQEASTDDMVFDIPTLIETLSEAFTLEPGDVIVTGTPAGVGLARTPPVWMKHGDVCEVEVDGFQTLINPIRNANDVATEDAGSQRAA encoded by the coding sequence ATGCGGTTCATTGCCTACAGAAACGCCCAGGGCGTCGGCTTGGCCGCCCGGCACGAGGACGGCTCCTACCGCGGGCTCCTTAAGCACGCCCCGTCCTACCCGGGAGACCTGAACCTGCTGATCGCCACCGGCGACGCCCGGGTCCTGGCCGAAGCGGGTCGCGTCCTGCTCAAGGAGGGCGAAAAAGTGCAGCCGGACGCGGTGTCCTACCTGCCGCCGGTGTCGCGACCGCCGAAAATCATCTGTATCGGCCTCAATTACGCCGATCACACCAACGAAAGCGGCTTCAAACCGCAGGAGTACCCCACGGTCTTTGCTCGCTTCGCCTCAAGCCTGATCGGCCACGGCGCCCCCATCATTCGTCCGGCCGCCTCAGACCAACTGGATTACGAGGGCGAGTTGGCTGCGATCATCGGCAAGCGCGGACGCAACATCAGTAAGGCCGATGCGTTGGACCATGTTGTGGGCTATGCGCTGTTCAACGACGCTTCGATACGCGATTACCAGTTCAAATCGCCACAGTGGACGGTCGGCAAGAATTTCGACGACACCGGCGCGTTCGGTCCCGAGTTCGTCACTGCCGATGAACTGCCGCCTGGGGCCCGTGGCCTGATGTTGCGCACCAAACTCAATGGCCAGGTCATGCAGGAAGCCTCCACCGACGACATGGTGTTCGACATTCCGACGCTGATCGAAACGCTGAGCGAGGCATTCACGCTCGAACCTGGCGACGTGATTGTGACCGGCACGCCTGCAGGCGTCGGACTTGCGCGCACACCACCGGTCTGGATGAAGCACGGCGATGTCTGCGAGGTCGAGGTCGATGGGTTCCAGACGCTGATCAATCCGATCCGCAACGCCAACGACGTGGCAACGGAAGACGCAGGCAGCCAGCGCGCCGCCTAG
- a CDS encoding NAD(P)/FAD-dependent oxidoreductase → MDNGIAIVGAGLGGLTLARVLHVHGIAATVYEAEASSDARPQGGMLDIHTHNGQRALEAAGLLEAFRRIIHPGGEAVRVLDRHAGVLYEEADDGAGGRPEVPRGALRQLLLDALPDGTVRWGHKLTAVASLGEGCHRLEFAHGASVETTLLVGADGAWSKVRPLLSSATPAYAGLMFFETWMSNSKRHRPASAQAVGQGALFAVEPGKGILAHAEPGDVLHTYVQLQRPLAWVERLADLDARTAALRVVNEFDGWSPALTALITDSQAEPVIRLIHALPVGHRWDRVKGVTLLGDAAHLMIPSGEGANLAMLGGAELAEAIALHPGAPEAALDTYEQAMFARGAQEAAEALKLTDTMLGAGSPGTLLDFFRSHGSDCAG, encoded by the coding sequence ATGGACAACGGCATCGCGATCGTCGGCGCAGGGCTTGGCGGCCTGACGCTGGCGCGCGTCCTGCACGTGCACGGCATCGCCGCGACGGTCTACGAAGCCGAGGCGTCCAGCGATGCGCGTCCCCAGGGCGGCATGCTCGATATCCACACGCACAACGGACAGCGCGCCCTCGAGGCCGCAGGCTTGCTTGAGGCCTTCCGGCGGATCATCCATCCCGGGGGCGAGGCGGTGCGAGTGCTGGATCGGCACGCAGGAGTGTTGTACGAGGAAGCCGACGATGGTGCCGGCGGCAGGCCCGAGGTGCCGCGCGGCGCGCTGCGCCAGCTGCTGCTGGACGCGCTGCCGGATGGCACGGTGCGCTGGGGCCACAAGCTCACCGCGGTGGCTTCGCTCGGGGAGGGGTGCCATCGCCTCGAATTCGCACATGGTGCTTCGGTCGAGACCACGCTGCTGGTCGGTGCCGATGGTGCTTGGTCCAAGGTGCGCCCGCTGCTGTCCAGCGCCACGCCCGCCTATGCCGGACTGATGTTCTTTGAGACCTGGATGTCCAACAGCAAGCGGCATCGTCCAGCGTCCGCGCAGGCGGTCGGTCAAGGCGCGCTGTTTGCGGTCGAGCCGGGCAAGGGCATCCTCGCGCATGCCGAACCCGGCGATGTCCTGCACACCTACGTGCAACTGCAGCGGCCGTTGGCATGGGTCGAGCGGCTAGCCGACCTCGATGCCAGAACGGCCGCCCTGCGCGTGGTCAACGAGTTCGACGGATGGTCGCCTGCGTTGACTGCGCTCATCACCGACAGCCAGGCCGAGCCTGTGATCAGGCTGATCCATGCGTTGCCGGTCGGGCATCGCTGGGACCGGGTCAAAGGTGTCACCCTGCTGGGCGATGCGGCACACCTGATGATCCCTTCTGGTGAGGGTGCCAATCTGGCCATGTTGGGTGGCGCCGAACTCGCCGAGGCGATTGCGCTTCACCCAGGCGCGCCGGAAGCCGCGCTCGACACATACGAGCAGGCCATGTTCGCAAGAGGCGCACAGGAAGCGGCCGAAGCGCTGAAGCTCACGGACACCATGTTGGGGGCCGGCAGTCCAGGCACGCTGTTGGACTTCTTCAGATCACATGGAAGCGATTGTGCGGGTTGA
- a CDS encoding MFS transporter encodes MDNQGEWDTRYEWKAVVLLALGFGLVGVDRFLILPMFPVMMKELHLGYADLGHITGILAITWGIASLFMGRLADRVGRIRVVVWSMVAFSLLAGFSGLVHGLVGLLIIRALLGFAEGAYTPPSITATLEASKPTRHGLNLGLQQAAMPLFGLAIAPIIVTQLRVMDWRWIFFLVSVPGLIVALLLRKTLRESAERRLQTVDARLPAMHGAPPRWNEILRYRNVPLNMLGMLCWLTCLMVSSALMPNYLMDHLHLTLQQMGLVMSALGFGATLGTIVMPALSDRLGRKPVMLVSVLAAIGFMIALIQTGADPLRLFGLLFGTCFFNFALICLTVGPLTAEAVPAELRASASGAVVGVGEIFGGGIAPAIGGYIAAGYGIQYIPWLAIGGLILGIGVVIFLKETAPAPAPPKVIGALS; translated from the coding sequence GTGGACAATCAAGGCGAGTGGGATACGCGTTACGAGTGGAAGGCCGTCGTTCTGCTGGCACTGGGATTCGGGCTGGTCGGCGTGGATCGGTTCCTGATCCTGCCGATGTTCCCGGTGATGATGAAGGAGCTGCACCTGGGATATGCCGACCTCGGCCATATCACCGGCATTCTTGCCATCACCTGGGGCATCGCTTCGCTGTTCATGGGAAGGCTCGCCGACCGCGTCGGGCGCATCCGGGTCGTGGTCTGGTCGATGGTGGCGTTTTCACTGCTGGCCGGCTTCAGCGGGCTGGTGCATGGCCTGGTGGGCCTGCTCATCATCCGTGCGCTGCTCGGCTTCGCCGAAGGTGCCTACACCCCGCCCAGCATCACCGCAACGCTGGAAGCCTCCAAGCCCACGCGCCATGGCCTGAACCTGGGGCTCCAGCAGGCCGCCATGCCACTGTTCGGGCTGGCCATCGCCCCCATCATCGTCACCCAGCTGCGGGTCATGGACTGGCGCTGGATCTTCTTCCTGGTCTCGGTGCCTGGCCTGATCGTGGCCCTGTTGCTGCGCAAGACCTTGCGCGAATCCGCCGAACGACGCCTGCAGACCGTCGATGCGCGACTGCCGGCGATGCACGGGGCGCCTCCGAGGTGGAATGAGATCCTGCGCTATCGCAACGTCCCGCTCAACATGCTGGGAATGCTGTGCTGGCTGACCTGCCTGATGGTGAGCAGCGCGCTGATGCCGAACTACTTGATGGACCATCTGCACCTGACGCTGCAGCAGATGGGCCTGGTGATGTCCGCCCTGGGCTTCGGGGCGACCTTGGGGACCATCGTGATGCCGGCGCTGTCGGACAGGCTGGGCCGCAAGCCGGTGATGCTGGTGTCGGTGCTGGCGGCGATCGGCTTCATGATCGCATTGATCCAGACCGGAGCCGACCCGCTGCGCCTGTTCGGGCTGCTCTTCGGGACGTGCTTCTTCAACTTCGCGCTGATCTGCCTCACGGTGGGGCCGCTCACCGCCGAAGCGGTCCCGGCCGAACTGCGTGCGTCGGCCTCCGGCGCGGTCGTGGGCGTTGGCGAAATCTTCGGCGGCGGCATCGCCCCTGCGATCGGTGGCTACATCGCCGCCGGGTATGGCATCCAGTACATCCCCTGGCTGGCCATCGGGGGGCTCATCCTGGGAATCGGCGTGGTGATCTTCCTGAAGGAAACCGCGCCCGCGCCCGCACCGCCCAAGGTCATCGGCGCGCTTTCGTAA
- a CDS encoding PAS domain-containing protein, producing the protein MTDPYDMPLGAGSDTERVKMAVAAGAIVGTWIWDLASDGLVIDEALACAWRLDPALANRPAKLEQVMEAVHPDDRHGLAAAVDEALRRGGRYAWQYRAHGKDGGYRWYESIGRVELDASGQARRFSGVVIDIDDRRRDESERDHAEALLRSCVEAAPGVVYAKDLKGRLLVGNRGTSELLGLAPEAYIGRTDAELLGDSAQAAKIMATDQRIMRTGRAEQLEEEVSFPDGKHAYWLSTKAPLRNPAGEIIGLVGTSLDVTDRRLMELRQQEIMERYRLAAQATNDAIWDWHIEDGQVIWNEALTALFGHPHAEADAQWWLDHIHPDDRGRIDADIHAVINGPDSAWIGEYRFRRQDGSFATVLDRGTVLRDAAGAPVRMIGAMQDLSARKAAERALAESEERLRLATEAGDMGFWDVDLTQDLLIWPARTKAMFGISPHVEVSLRDFYEGLHPEDRAATSEAFLAAADPARRAFYDVEYRTVGKEDGIIRWVAAKGRGVFEAGVCTRVVGVVVDITAKKTAEMRLQELNEQLESRIRSEVAERMRVESALRQSQKMEAVGQLTGGIAHDFNNMLTSVIGPLDMLDMTIGESDPRARRFINMALEGARRAAQLTQRLLAFSRQQPLQPEPVNVGHLLEGMSDLLAHSLGGAVSLQICQSPDLWWSRTDANQLENAVLNLAVNGRDAMEGAGRLTIRASNLEVTDATTSEALDLPMGQYVAIEVSDTGTGMSPEVRAQAFDPFFTTKKVGRGTGLGLSQVYGFVQQCAGHIRICSELGHGTSVTIYLPRLLTEAQQADQPDFVAPTAIRGGQELIVLVDDEPAVREFTREALAALDYRVIACSGAAEALQALDAHDDVALLFTDVVMPDVNGPQLAEQARQRIPGLKVLFASGYTRQDTLLSGVIREDVYLLGKPFTVEQLAKRVRAVLDSVA; encoded by the coding sequence ATGACCGACCCGTACGACATGCCCCTGGGCGCCGGCTCCGACACTGAGCGCGTCAAGATGGCGGTGGCCGCTGGCGCGATCGTGGGCACCTGGATCTGGGATTTGGCCAGCGACGGGCTGGTCATCGACGAGGCCTTGGCGTGCGCGTGGAGGCTGGATCCCGCACTCGCCAACCGTCCGGCCAAGCTCGAACAGGTCATGGAAGCGGTGCATCCCGACGATCGACACGGACTGGCTGCAGCCGTCGATGAGGCGCTTCGCCGCGGCGGCCGTTATGCCTGGCAGTACCGCGCGCATGGCAAGGACGGTGGATACCGCTGGTACGAGTCCATTGGCCGGGTCGAACTGGACGCAAGCGGCCAGGCACGCCGCTTCTCCGGTGTCGTGATCGACATCGATGACCGCCGGCGCGATGAAAGCGAGCGTGATCATGCAGAAGCACTGCTGCGCTCGTGTGTCGAAGCAGCGCCAGGCGTGGTCTATGCCAAGGACCTGAAGGGACGGCTCCTGGTCGGAAACCGGGGGACCAGCGAACTGCTCGGTCTTGCCCCTGAAGCCTATATCGGTCGCACCGATGCCGAGCTTCTGGGCGACTCGGCCCAGGCCGCCAAGATCATGGCAACCGACCAACGCATCATGCGCACCGGCCGCGCCGAGCAGCTCGAAGAGGAAGTGAGCTTCCCGGACGGCAAGCACGCCTATTGGCTGTCCACCAAAGCGCCCTTGCGCAATCCCGCTGGCGAGATCATTGGCCTGGTGGGCACATCGCTGGACGTGACCGATCGCCGGCTCATGGAGTTACGTCAGCAGGAGATCATGGAGCGCTACCGGCTGGCAGCCCAGGCCACCAACGATGCCATCTGGGATTGGCATATCGAGGATGGCCAGGTGATCTGGAACGAGGCCCTGACCGCCCTGTTCGGCCACCCGCACGCCGAGGCCGACGCGCAATGGTGGCTGGATCACATCCACCCCGATGATCGCGGGCGTATCGACGCGGACATCCATGCGGTGATCAATGGACCCGACTCGGCCTGGATCGGGGAGTATCGGTTCCGCCGGCAGGATGGGAGCTTTGCGACGGTGCTGGACCGGGGCACTGTCTTGCGTGACGCCGCCGGTGCGCCGGTGCGGATGATCGGCGCGATGCAGGACCTCTCGGCGCGCAAGGCGGCAGAGCGGGCCTTGGCCGAAAGCGAGGAGCGGCTGCGCTTGGCGACCGAAGCTGGCGACATGGGCTTCTGGGATGTCGACCTGACGCAGGACCTGCTGATCTGGCCGGCCAGGACCAAGGCGATGTTCGGGATTTCTCCGCACGTGGAGGTCTCCCTGCGCGATTTCTACGAAGGCCTTCATCCTGAGGATCGCGCTGCCACCAGCGAGGCCTTCCTCGCGGCCGCTGACCCCGCCAGGCGGGCCTTTTATGACGTCGAGTACCGAACGGTCGGCAAGGAAGACGGGATCATCCGTTGGGTCGCGGCCAAGGGGCGCGGCGTGTTCGAGGCAGGCGTGTGCACGCGTGTGGTCGGGGTGGTGGTGGACATCACCGCCAAGAAGACCGCGGAAATGCGACTACAGGAGCTCAATGAGCAGTTGGAGAGCCGCATCCGCTCGGAGGTTGCCGAGCGGATGCGAGTCGAAAGCGCGCTTCGGCAAAGCCAGAAGATGGAGGCGGTGGGCCAGCTGACAGGCGGCATCGCGCATGATTTCAACAACATGCTCACCTCGGTGATCGGCCCCTTGGACATGCTCGACATGACCATAGGTGAAAGCGATCCACGTGCCAGACGCTTCATCAACATGGCCCTGGAAGGCGCGCGCCGGGCCGCGCAGCTCACCCAGCGCCTGCTCGCGTTTTCCAGGCAACAGCCGCTGCAGCCCGAGCCGGTCAATGTGGGCCACCTGCTGGAGGGCATGTCCGATCTGCTCGCCCACTCGCTTGGCGGCGCGGTGAGCCTGCAGATTTGCCAGAGCCCGGACCTTTGGTGGTCGCGCACCGATGCCAACCAGCTCGAGAACGCAGTCCTCAACCTGGCGGTCAATGGGCGCGACGCAATGGAAGGCGCAGGACGCCTGACCATCCGGGCGTCTAATCTGGAGGTGACGGACGCCACCACCAGCGAGGCACTGGACCTGCCCATGGGCCAATACGTCGCCATCGAGGTGTCCGACACCGGCACGGGCATGTCGCCGGAAGTGCGCGCGCAGGCGTTCGATCCGTTCTTCACCACAAAGAAGGTCGGACGGGGCACCGGGCTTGGTCTGTCCCAGGTGTACGGCTTCGTTCAACAATGCGCCGGCCATATCCGGATCTGCTCCGAGCTGGGCCACGGAACGTCCGTGACGATCTACCTGCCCCGCCTGCTGACAGAAGCCCAGCAGGCCGACCAGCCCGACTTTGTCGCTCCGACGGCGATCCGAGGAGGCCAGGAACTGATCGTGCTCGTCGACGACGAGCCAGCGGTGCGGGAGTTCACGCGCGAAGCGCTCGCGGCGTTGGACTACCGGGTCATCGCATGCAGCGGCGCCGCCGAAGCGCTGCAGGCGCTCGATGCGCACGATGATGTCGCGCTGCTCTTCACCGACGTGGTGATGCCCGACGTCAACGGCCCGCAGCTTGCCGAGCAGGCGCGTCAGCGAATCCCCGGGTTGAAGGTGCTGTTCGCCAGCGGCTACACCCGCCAGGACACGCTGCTCAGCGGCGTGATACGCGAGGATGTCTATCTGCTCGGAAAGCCTTTCACCGTTGAACAGCTCGCAAAGCGGGTGCGTGCCGTGTTGGACAGCGTGGCCTGA